In one Magnetococcus sp. PR-3 genomic region, the following are encoded:
- the waaF gene encoding lipopolysaccharide heptosyltransferase II, which translates to MSEVNTDEPLLIIAPAWVGDMVMVSAMTCHVAQQFPNRAIDLLAPAWTLPIVRRLPHVRDAIEMPLGHGAFAPRTRWRIGIDLRDRSYGQAIILPRAWKAALVPYAADIPVRTGFLGEVRYGLLNDIRRLTKAHLPRTVDRFMALATPADQPFTPPPLPNLELSYDHQAGYAVLNRFLDEDAQTQSWVALCPGAEYGPAKQWPASHFAQTASAILKEGHGVMLLGSQKDAPICEEILNQAEITGPLLSLAGKTSLNEAVDLLSVAKTVITNDSGLMHVATAVDSHVIALFGSSDPGHTPPLSDQADTLWLGMPCSPCFKRECPEGHLNCLLEITPQQVLAVWHNQLGKMDHGA; encoded by the coding sequence GTGAGCGAAGTTAATACAGACGAACCCTTATTGATCATTGCACCCGCTTGGGTGGGGGACATGGTCATGGTAAGCGCCATGACCTGCCATGTGGCGCAGCAGTTTCCAAACCGGGCCATTGATCTTTTGGCCCCAGCTTGGACCCTGCCCATTGTACGCCGCCTACCCCATGTGCGGGATGCGATTGAAATGCCTCTGGGTCATGGCGCCTTTGCCCCACGCACACGCTGGCGTATTGGCATTGATCTACGAGACCGCAGTTACGGCCAAGCGATTATTTTACCCCGAGCCTGGAAAGCGGCTCTAGTACCTTATGCCGCTGATATTCCTGTACGAACAGGTTTTTTAGGGGAGGTCCGCTATGGCCTGCTTAATGATATTCGTCGCTTAACCAAAGCCCACCTACCAAGAACGGTGGACCGCTTTATGGCCCTGGCAACCCCAGCCGATCAGCCATTCACGCCCCCTCCTCTACCCAACCTGGAACTGAGCTATGATCATCAGGCCGGATATGCGGTACTCAACCGTTTTTTGGATGAAGACGCCCAAACACAATCATGGGTAGCCCTCTGCCCAGGTGCAGAATATGGCCCAGCCAAGCAGTGGCCAGCAAGCCACTTTGCTCAAACTGCAAGCGCGATTCTCAAAGAAGGGCATGGCGTCATGCTGCTTGGCTCCCAAAAAGATGCCCCCATATGTGAAGAGATCCTTAATCAAGCCGAGATAACAGGCCCTCTCTTGTCCCTGGCCGGTAAAACCAGCCTTAATGAAGCGGTGGACCTGCTCTCTGTGGCCAAGACGGTTATCACCAATGATAGTGGTTTAATGCATGTTGCAACAGCTGTGGATAGCCATGTCATTGCACTATTCGGCTCTTCAGATCCTGGCCACACCCCTCCTCTGTCTGACCAAGCGGATACATTGTGGCTCGGCATGCCCTGCTCCCCTTGTTTTAAGAGAGAGTGCCCAGAAGGTCATCTAAACTGCCTGTTAGAGATCACACCCCAACAGGTTTTGGCAGTGTGGCACAACCAACTGGGCAAGATGGATCATGGCGCATAA
- the rfaD gene encoding ADP-glyceromanno-heptose 6-epimerase has protein sequence MYIVTGGAGFIGANIVAQLNAQGISEILVVDNLEKADKFLNIRDLEIADFMDKREFREHLENDLFANLPIQAIFHQGACSDTMEYNGQYMMDNNFTYSKVLLHRAVEWKVPFIYASSAATYGDSEIFIESPENERPLNVYGYSKLLFDRYVLRNMAEIDTTVVGLRYFNVYGPREGHKGKMASQAFQLRNKVLADGEARLFEGTNGYGNGEQSRDFIYVEDVARVNLHLAQSKTPIKGVFNLGTGKSRSFNAVAQSVIDSLGKGSISYFPMPEGLKDKYQNFTQADMTRFRAETGYTHAFTELEEGVAHYMNHLQEKA, from the coding sequence ATGTATATCGTAACAGGTGGAGCCGGTTTTATCGGGGCCAATATTGTGGCCCAGCTTAATGCCCAAGGCATTAGCGAGATTCTGGTGGTAGATAACCTGGAAAAAGCGGATAAGTTCCTCAATATCCGCGATCTGGAAATTGCCGACTTTATGGATAAACGGGAGTTCCGGGAACATCTGGAAAATGACCTGTTTGCCAATCTGCCCATTCAGGCCATCTTCCATCAAGGGGCTTGCTCCGACACCATGGAGTATAATGGCCAGTATATGATGGATAACAACTTCACCTACTCCAAAGTTCTGCTGCATCGAGCTGTTGAGTGGAAGGTGCCGTTCATCTACGCCTCCAGCGCGGCCACTTATGGCGATAGTGAGATCTTTATTGAATCGCCAGAAAATGAACGCCCACTCAATGTTTACGGATACTCCAAACTACTCTTCGACCGCTATGTGTTACGCAACATGGCTGAAATTGATACCACGGTTGTTGGCCTGCGCTATTTTAATGTCTACGGCCCCCGTGAAGGGCATAAAGGCAAAATGGCCTCCCAAGCTTTTCAGCTCCGTAATAAAGTCCTGGCCGACGGTGAAGCCCGCCTGTTTGAAGGAACCAATGGCTATGGTAATGGTGAGCAGTCCCGTGACTTCATCTATGTAGAAGATGTCGCCCGGGTCAACTTGCATTTGGCCCAGAGCAAAACGCCCATTAAAGGGGTATTTAATTTAGGGACCGGTAAGAGCCGTAGCTTTAATGCCGTGGCACAATCAGTGATCGATAGCCTCGGCAAAGGCAGCATCAGTTACTTCCCCATGCCAGAAGGCTTAAAGGATAAATACCAGAACTTTACACAAGCAGATATGACCCGCTTCCGTGCAGAGACCGGCTATACCCATGCCTTTACAGAGCTGGAAGAGGGGGTTGCTCACTATATGAACCATCTCCAGGAAAAAGCGTGA
- the rfaE1 gene encoding D-glycero-beta-D-manno-heptose-7-phosphate kinase → MFENRSNVLNAVEAAFENKHALVVGDLMLDRYLWGNVSRISPEAPVPVVHMQRESHRCGGAANVASNLAKLGLRTTVAGFTGQDADGKVLTHALQESGIGTHGILPLENWPTITKTRVVGGHQQMLRLDRESPLPDPTEATQQLSSCIMPLLEGDDRPDVIILSDYAKGVLSFELCQTLIVRARNLGIPVLVDPKGRDYARYRHATALSPNRSELTAVTSVDGADLNTLLDAGESLRQSLDVAFLTVTLSEQGIALVDGAEQARRIPAMAQEVYDVSGAGDTVIATLGAGLAVGLSRLDALHLANLAAGVVVGKVGTAPINLSELREALVTEEAYEQSDKICDWQHAKQKIAHWHEQGEQVVFTNGCFDLLHAGHVSYIEHARRLGQRLVLGLNTDASVSRLKGPERPLIQEQDRARVLAALAAVDLVVLFDQDTPLELIEQLRPDILAKGADYREDQVVGGDLVKSWGGCVSLVKLVQGKSTTGIVQRISAQK, encoded by the coding sequence ATGTTTGAAAACCGTAGCAATGTGCTGAACGCCGTCGAGGCGGCTTTTGAAAACAAGCACGCCCTGGTGGTGGGTGATCTGATGTTGGACCGCTATCTCTGGGGGAATGTCAGCCGTATTTCACCTGAAGCCCCTGTACCTGTGGTCCATATGCAGCGGGAGAGCCACCGTTGCGGGGGGGCAGCCAACGTGGCCAGCAACCTGGCTAAACTGGGGCTCCGCACCACGGTAGCTGGCTTTACTGGGCAGGATGCCGATGGGAAGGTTCTAACCCACGCCCTGCAAGAGAGCGGCATTGGTACCCATGGTATTTTGCCCCTTGAAAACTGGCCAACCATTACCAAAACCCGAGTCGTCGGCGGTCACCAACAGATGTTGCGCCTGGATAGGGAGTCCCCCTTACCCGACCCGACAGAAGCCACCCAGCAACTCTCCAGCTGTATTATGCCCCTGCTGGAGGGAGATGACCGACCCGATGTCATCATTCTCTCGGACTATGCCAAAGGGGTTCTCTCTTTTGAGCTTTGCCAAACCTTAATCGTCAGGGCCCGTAATTTAGGTATTCCTGTACTGGTTGACCCCAAAGGTCGGGACTACGCCCGTTACCGCCATGCAACAGCGCTCTCACCCAACCGCAGTGAGTTAACCGCCGTCACGAGTGTGGATGGGGCTGATCTTAATACCTTACTGGATGCTGGCGAATCCTTACGGCAATCCTTAGACGTGGCCTTCCTTACCGTCACGTTGTCTGAGCAAGGCATTGCGCTTGTGGATGGTGCGGAACAAGCCCGACGTATCCCAGCCATGGCCCAAGAGGTGTATGATGTCTCTGGCGCTGGTGATACCGTCATTGCAACTCTTGGAGCAGGCTTAGCGGTGGGTTTAAGCCGGTTGGATGCTCTCCACTTGGCCAATTTGGCAGCCGGTGTGGTGGTGGGAAAAGTAGGTACAGCCCCCATTAATCTCTCCGAACTGCGCGAAGCACTGGTCACTGAAGAAGCCTATGAGCAATCCGATAAAATCTGTGACTGGCAACATGCCAAGCAGAAGATTGCCCACTGGCATGAACAGGGGGAGCAGGTTGTCTTTACCAATGGCTGCTTTGATCTTTTGCACGCAGGGCATGTATCGTATATAGAACATGCCCGGCGCCTGGGACAACGGCTGGTTTTAGGCCTGAATACAGATGCTTCTGTAAGCCGACTAAAAGGACCTGAACGACCATTGATTCAAGAGCAGGATCGCGCCAGGGTGCTGGCCGCTTTGGCTGCTGTGGATTTGGTGGTACTGTTTGATCAGGATACCCCACTGGAGCTTATTGAACAGCTGCGTCCTGATATTCTGGCCAAAGGTGCGGATTATCGGGAAGATCAAGTGGTGGGTGGTGATCTGGTTAAAAGCTGGGGAGGCTGCGTCTCCCTGGTTAAGCTGGTGCAGGGTAAAAGCACCACGGGTATTGTGCAGCGCATCTCCGCGCAGAAATAG
- the gmhB gene encoding D-glycero-beta-D-manno-heptose 1,7-bisphosphate 7-phosphatase translates to MHTICLDRDGVINSDENLYYVLEPEQLKLLPGSGEAIAALNRAHIKVVVITNQRCVGRGMLTAKGLDNIHQRLHHLLAEHSAHIDELYHCPHDKHEACNCRKPKPGMLQQAQENMQFNPAETWMVGDSITDMQAAEAAGQPCALVQTGHGQESVLKRPDLPCFEDLSAFVKAYLDQKLNTTHKE, encoded by the coding sequence ATGCACACCATCTGTCTGGATCGTGATGGCGTGATCAACAGTGATGAAAATCTATACTATGTGCTGGAGCCTGAGCAACTAAAGCTTCTTCCTGGCTCGGGCGAAGCCATTGCGGCCTTAAATCGTGCCCACATCAAGGTTGTGGTTATTACCAACCAACGCTGTGTTGGACGTGGCATGCTTACCGCCAAAGGCCTGGATAACATTCATCAGCGCTTGCATCACCTACTGGCCGAACACAGCGCTCATATTGACGAACTGTACCATTGCCCCCATGATAAGCATGAAGCCTGCAACTGCCGCAAACCCAAACCAGGGATGCTGCAACAAGCCCAAGAGAACATGCAATTCAACCCGGCTGAAACTTGGATGGTGGGCGACTCTATAACAGATATGCAAGCTGCAGAAGCTGCAGGGCAACCCTGCGCACTTGTGCAGACAGGCCACGGTCAGGAGTCGGTCCTTAAGCGACCAGACCTACCCTGTTTTGAGGATTTATCCGCTTTTGTAAAGGCTTACCTTGACCAAAAGCTGAACACCACCCATAAGGAATAG
- a CDS encoding DUF3108 domain-containing protein encodes MTVRLYRVSLWVGLLCLLVSAPAKAEPRLGAAMGEWLQYNIHWTGMPGGRSTLSLTEQGKGYQIDVGLQSIGMVDFFYAVNDFVQVKGRLRGRHFLADSYLKKQDEGGRKRTTLVTFERAKHQATQKRNREKPKTIKKLAQGVTDPLSAFYTFRTIPQLKVGAHHLIPVLDSKKSYQARIDVIKKVKLNTPLGWFDTVLVHTHLKSSDIFRQKAPIKIWFTDDQRRLPVRVETSIPIGFVAADLVAYRDGMGGQQQMDD; translated from the coding sequence ATGACTGTTCGTTTATACCGTGTATCTCTGTGGGTTGGGTTGTTGTGCCTGTTGGTCAGTGCTCCGGCCAAGGCTGAGCCGCGCCTGGGGGCCGCTATGGGCGAGTGGCTACAGTATAATATCCACTGGACGGGTATGCCGGGGGGGCGATCGACGCTCTCTTTGACGGAACAGGGGAAGGGGTACCAAATAGATGTCGGTCTGCAATCCATTGGTATGGTGGATTTTTTCTATGCGGTGAATGATTTCGTTCAAGTTAAAGGGCGGTTGCGTGGCCGCCATTTTCTGGCTGATAGCTACCTGAAAAAACAGGATGAAGGTGGACGCAAACGCACCACATTGGTGACCTTTGAACGGGCCAAACATCAAGCAACACAAAAGAGAAACCGAGAGAAACCTAAAACCATAAAAAAATTGGCACAGGGGGTGACGGATCCTCTATCCGCTTTTTATACTTTCCGGACCATTCCCCAGTTAAAGGTGGGGGCGCACCATCTTATCCCTGTTTTGGATAGTAAAAAAAGTTATCAAGCGCGTATTGATGTGATCAAAAAGGTTAAGTTGAACACGCCGCTTGGGTGGTTTGATACCGTGTTGGTGCACACACATTTAAAAAGCTCAGATATTTTTCGCCAAAAAGCGCCCATTAAAATTTGGTTTACCGATGACCAGCGACGCCTGCCAGTACGGGTAGAAACCA